In Oryzias melastigma strain HK-1 linkage group LG18, ASM292280v2, whole genome shotgun sequence, one DNA window encodes the following:
- the LOC112155786 gene encoding polymeric immunoglobulin receptor: MKDGDLSVVLKNVTINDTGTYECRVRQGRWKLKSIIHLQVFPPPPDLIIAEPGENVTLRCEDTNINEDLVLNWTRTDLQEDGGYVSFRMKPPADPEGQPESFRNRVSLNNTQMKDGDLSVVLKNVTFNDTGIYQCRIRYENDPSGSHPKLISSINLQVFPPPELITDETGQNVTLRCRDTNITKISVLKWIRTDLQEDEYVFFFRNNSVDLKGQHESFQNRVSLKDGNLSVVLENVTINDTGIYQCRIRYENDPQRRWNLISSIHLQVSPPPPELNIPAETGDDVTLPCGVTNITKVSVLNWTRTDLQEEEYVFFYRKNHSYHDDQHESFQNRVSLKDPQMKDGDLSVVLKNVNSNDNGTYECRVRYENDPQRRWRLKSIIYLQVSPPPPELNIPAEPGDDVTLRCEDTNITKVSVLNWTRTDLQEDEYVFFYRNNSVDLKNQHESYRKRVSLKNSQMKDGDLSVVLKNSQMKDGDLSVVLENVTVNDNGTYTCRVHQGRWKLKSIIHLQVFPPPPELNIPAETGQNVTLPCGLPNITKISVLNWNRTDLKEDKYVFFYRNNSVDLKDQDESYRSRVFLKDDQMKDGDLSVVLKNVNSNDSGIYHCMVRYENDPPRRWKLISATLLLVSPPGLIIAEPGDDVTLRCEDTNITKVSVLNWTRTDLQEDGGYVSFRMKPPADPEGQPESFRNRVSLNNTQMKDGDLSVVLKNVTFNDTGIYQCRVRQESDPSGSPLKLISSINLQVSPPSPGALIIIHIIIHINIIRIISIIISVISISFIFIFFLYNICFSRQSSTGSNNQQLLDQNPPSSDTTADSTV; the protein is encoded by the exons ATGAAGGATGGAgatctgtctgtggttctgaagaACGTGACGATTAATGACACTGGAACATATGAATGTAGAGTCCGTCAGGGAAGATGGAAGCTGAAGTCCATCATCCACCTGCAGgtgtttcctcctcctccag ATCTGATCATTGCTGAACCTGGAGAGAACGTCACTCTGAGATGTGAAGATACAAACATCAACGAGGATTTAGTTTTAAACTGGACCAGAACTGACCTGCAGGAGGATGGAGGATATGTGTCTTTTAGAATGAAACCACCTGCAGATCCTGAAGGTCAACCTGAATCTTTCAGGAACCGAGTTTCTCTGAATAACACTCAGATGAAGGATGGAgatctgtctgtggttctgaagaACGTGACCTTTAATGACACTGGAATATACCAGTGTAGAATCAGATATGAAAATGATCCATCAGGATCTCATCCTAAGTTGATCTCCAGCATCAATCTGCAGGTGTTTCCTCCTCCAG AACTGATCACTGATGAAACTGGACAGAACGTCACTCTGAGATGTAGAGATACAAACATCACCaagatttcagttttaaagtggATCAGAACTGACCTGCAGGAGGATGAATACGTGTTTTTCTTCAGGAATAACAGTGTTGATCTTAAGGGTCAGCATGAATCTTTCCAGAACCGAGTGTCTCTGAAGGATGGAAatctgtctgtggttctggagAACGTGACCATTAATGACACTGGAATATACCAGTGTAGAATCAGATATGAAAATGATCCACAGAGAAGATGGAATCTGATTTCCAGCATCCACCTGCAggtgtctcctcctcctccag AACTGAACATCCCTGCTGAAACTGGAGATGACGTCACTCTACCATGTGGAGTTACAAACATCACCAaggtttcagttttaaactggACCAGAACTGACCTGCAGGAGGAAGAATACGTGTTTTTCTACAGGAAGAACCATTCTTATCATGATGATCAGCATGAATCTTTCCAGAACCGAGTGTCTCTGAAGGACCCTCAGATGAAGGATGGAgatctgtctgtggttctgaagaACGTGAACAGTAATGACAACGGAACGTACGAGTGTAGAGTCAGATATGAAAATGATCCACAGAGAAGGTGGAGGCTGAAGTCCATCATCTACCTGCaggtttctcctcctcctccag AACTGAACATCCCTGCTGAACCTGGAGATGACGTCACTCTGAGATGTGAAGATACAAACATCACCAaggtttcagttttaaactggACCAGAACTGACCTGCAGGAGGATGAATACGTGTTTTTCTACAGGAATAACAGTGTTGATCTTAAAAATCAGCATGAATCTTACAGGAAACGAGTGTCTCTGAAGAACAGTCAGATGAAGGATGGAgatctgtctgtggttctgaagaacagtcagatgaaggatggagatctgtctgtggttctggagAACGTGACCGTTAATGACAACGGAACGTACACGTGTAGAGTCCATCAGGGAAGATGGAAGCTGAAGTCCATCATCCACCTGCAGgtgtttcctcctcctccag AACTGAACATCCCTGCTGAAACTGGACAGAACGTCACTCTACCATGTGGACTTCCAAACATCACCaagatttcagttttaaactggAACAGAACTGACCTGAAGGAGGATAAATACGTGTTTTTCTACAGGAATAACAGTGTTGATCTTAAAGATCAGGATGAATCTTACAGGAGCCGAGTGTTTCTGAAGGACGATCAGATGAAGGATGGAgatctgtctgtggttctgaagaATGTGAACAGTAATGACTCTGGAATATACCACTGTATGGTCAGATATGAAAATGATCCACCGAGAAGATGGAAGCTGATCTCCGCCACCCTCCTACTGGTGTCTCCTCCAG GACTGATCATTGCTGAACCTGGAGATGACGTCACTCTGAGATGTGAAGATACAAACATCACCAaggtttcagttttaaactggACCAGAACTGACCTGCAGGAGGATGGAGGATATGTGTCTTTTAGAATGAAACCACCTGCAGATCCTGAAGGTCAACCTGAATCTTTCAGGAACCGAGTTTCTCTGAATAACACTCAGATGAAGGATGGAgatctgtctgtggttctgaagaACGTGACCTTTAATGACACTGGAATATACCAGTGTAGAGTGAGACAGGAAAGTGATCCATCTGGATCTCCTCTGAAGCTGATCTCCAGCATCAACCTGCAGGTGTCTCCTCCTAGTCCTGGTGCTCTGattattattcatattattattcatattaataTTATCCGTATTATTAGTATTATCATTAGTGTTATTAGtattagtttcatttttatcttttttctctaTAACATTTGCTTTTCAAGACAAAGTTCCACTGGTTCCAACAACCAGCAGCTTCTTGACCAGAATCCTCCTAGCTCAGACACAACAGCAGATTCTACAGTCTGA
- the LOC112155812 gene encoding protein turtle, with protein sequence MKETCLLCLMFLFCCKSNQIGVTVSPSRSQFFEGESVILNCEDDSSGGWTLRRNTSKGSKTYCGSTWGLGDGLSCNISYLFLSDSGVYWCESRGGGASSMVVNISVSGGSVILQSPVLPVMEGHDLTLSCQSKTPPSNPSAAFYKDGSLIRTEPTGHMTLQHVSRSDEGLYKCHIRDHGESPSSWISVSDKPSIISAPPYPPHVWLPAVYFVVLVLLLSLGLMVRKYLQWKSKDPSVI encoded by the exons ATGAAGGAAACATGTCTGCTCT gtctgatgtttctgttttgctgCAAATCAAACCAAA ttggtgtgactgtgagtcCCAGCAGATCTCAGTTCTTTGAAGGAGAATCAGTGATTCTGAACTGTGAGGACGACAGCTCTGGAGGATGGACTCTGAGGAGAAACACCAGCAAAGGAAGCAAGACTTACTGTGGATCTACATGGGGATTAGGAGATGGTTTGTCCTGCAACATCAGCTACCTCTTTCTATCAGACAGCGGTGTGTACTGGTGTGAgtccagagggggaggagccagcagCATGGTGGTTAACATCAGTGTCTCTG GTGGATCAGTGATCCTGCAGAGTCCTGTCCTCCCTGTGATGGAGGGTCATGACCTCACTctgagctgtcaatcaaagaccCCTCCCTCCAACCCCTCAGCTGCTTTCTATAAAGATGGCTCCCTCATCAGGACTGAGCctacaggtcacatgaccctccAGCATGTTTCCAGGTCTGATGAAGGTCTCTACAAGTGTCACATCAGGGATCATGGAGAGTCTCCATCCAGCTGGATCTCTGTCTCAG ATAAACCATCAATCATATCTGCTCCTCCTTATCCCCCACATGTCTGGTTACCTGctgtgtattttgttgttttggttctcCTGCTGTCTTTGGGTCTGATGGTGAGGAAATATCTTCAGTGGAAGTCTAAAG ATCCATCTGTTATCTGA
- the LOC112155821 gene encoding V-set domain containing T-cell activation inhibitor 1, with protein MGFPGSVLVGVLVGFYVSGSSDADLKITAEPGDDVTLTCKAPENMKMKSLEWTRVDLEEGEYVFVYRNRGINLDDQHESFRNRVFLNNSQMKDGDLSVVLKNVTVNDTGTYTCSVMRENDPDREMILIGSVHLSVIPPGDKDGVSHGNLGLIPLSGLLLLTIFLLLVS; from the exons ATGGGGTTCCCCGGCTCGGTTCTGGTCGGCGTTCTGGTCGGTTTCTACGTTTCTGGGTCTTCAG ATGCAGATCTGAAGATTACTGCTGAACCTGGGGATGATGTCACTCTGACATGTAAAGCTCCAGAAAACATGAAGATGAAATCTTTGGAGTGGACCAGAGTCGACCTGGAGGAGGGAGAATATGTGTTTGTATACAGGAATCGTGGTATTAATCTAGACGATCAGCATGAATCTTTCAGGAACCGAGTGTTTCTGAATAACAGTCAGATGAAGGATGGAgatctgtctgtggttctgaagaACGTGACCGTTAATGACACTGGAACATATACGTGTTCAGTCATGCGAGAAAATGATCCAGATAGAGAAATGATTCTGATTGGCAGTGTTCATCTGTCGGTGATTCCTCCAG GGGACAAAGATGGAGTCAGTCATGGAAATCTTGGTCTGATCCCTCTCTCAGGTCTCCTTCTTCTTACTATTTTTTTGCTCCTGGTCTCGTGA